GCAAGGCAAGGCGCTCTACGAAGCCGGTGAATATGGCGCCGCCGCCGAGCGCTTCGCCCAGGGCGACGAGGCCCGCGACCACTACAACCGCGGCAATGCCCTGGCCAAGGCCGGTGAACTGGAAGCCGCACTGGACGCCTATGAACAGGCGCTGGAACGGCAACCCGATCTGGCCGCCGCGCAGCACAACAAGGCCCTGGTGGAAGAGGCCTTGCGCCAGCGACAGGCCGAACAGAAGGACGGCGGGCAGACGCAGAAACCGCAGCAGTCAAACAACGACCAGGCGCAAGCCGGTGAGCAGGCCAATCAGAGCCAGCCCGCGCAGTCGGGTGAATCTGCAGACAACGCCGCCAAGCCCAGCGATGACGCCAGGGCCGGCGCTGACCAGCCCCAGCCCGCGCCGAACGAAGATACCCCCGACAGCGACCAGAGCGCCGATGGCGAGGCCCAGGCCGATGGCCAAGCCACCCCGCAAACGCCCATGAGCGATGCCAACCTGGGCACCACCCAGGAGCGCCGGCAGGCGCTGGAACAATGGCTGCGGCAGATTCCCGATGACCCGGGCGAGCTGCTGCGGCGTAAATTCTGGTACGAACAGCAACAGCGTCAGGAACGATCCCGATGAAGCGTCTCGTCAGCCTGCTTTTTCTCTTGCTCCTGGGCGGCCTGGCCCACGCCGACGCCTTCGTCGCCAGCGTCGACCGCACGCACCTGAGCGAAGGCGAGACCGTAGTGCTGACCCTGGAGTCCACCGACCCCACCCGCTTCGGTCGCCCCGACTTCAGCCCGCTGGATGCCGACTTCGAGATTCTCGGCAGCAGTCAGGTCAATCGTCTGACCACCCTCGGCGACACCCCACGCACCACGACGCGCTGGATTCTCACCCTGCAACCCAAACGTAGCGGCCAGGTCGAGATTCCACCGATCCGCCTGGAAGACGCCGCCAGCCTGCCCATCACCCTGCACGTCGAGCCAGCCAGGCAAAGCGGCAAGAGCGAGAAGCTGGCGCCCGTGTTCATCGATGCCAGCCTCGATCAGGAAAGCGTCTACGTGCAGGCCCAGGCCATGCTCACCCTGCGCATCTACCACTCGGTCTCGCTGTATGACGACAGCAGCCTGACGCCCCTGCAGATCGACGATGCCCGCGTCGAGCGCCTGGGCGAGCCGCGCACTTACGAGAAGGACATCGGCGGCGTGCGTCATGGCGTGATCGAAGTGCGCTATGCCATCTACCCGCAGCGCAGCGGCCAGCTCATCATCCCCGGCCAGGTATTCAGCGCCACCCTGGTCGAGCGCAGCGGTAGCGACTTCAACCCCTTCGGCCCGCGCCCTGGGCGCGTGACGCGGGTGAAGTCACCCGACATCCCCTTGCAGGTGCGCCCCAAGCCCGCCGATTACCCGGCCGACGTGCCCTGGCTACCGGCACGCGCCCTGGGCCTGGCGGAAAGCTGGAATCCGCAGCCGGAGCAGGCCAAGGTGGGCGAATCCCTGACCCGTAGCCTGACCCTGAAGGTAGATGGCCTGTCCAGCGCCCAGTTGCCGCCACTACCCGCCACCCAGGTCGACGGCCTGCGCCGCTACCCGGATCAGCCCCAGCTCAGCGACCAG
The genomic region above belongs to Pseudomonas sp. GOM7 and contains:
- a CDS encoding BatD family protein, whose amino-acid sequence is MKRLVSLLFLLLLGGLAHADAFVASVDRTHLSEGETVVLTLESTDPTRFGRPDFSPLDADFEILGSSQVNRLTTLGDTPRTTTRWILTLQPKRSGQVEIPPIRLEDAASLPITLHVEPARQSGKSEKLAPVFIDASLDQESVYVQAQAMLTLRIYHSVSLYDDSSLTPLQIDDARVERLGEPRTYEKDIGGVRHGVIEVRYAIYPQRSGQLIIPGQVFSATLVERSGSDFNPFGPRPGRVTRVKSPDIPLQVRPKPADYPADVPWLPARALGLAESWNPQPEQAKVGESLTRSLTLKVDGLSSAQLPPLPATQVDGLRRYPDQPQLSDQPSENGMLGSREDREALVPSRSGSFELPALQVVWWNTKTDSLERTTLPARTLQVAENPALQVDEPVTPIPSEVQRMEGAPLWPWQLACALLALTTLLGFGLWWHARRQPAIQRAAQSGPSPRTLLDDLKRACLMGDAQATRHALDAWARQQPETLADMAARDVPLSDALDGLNAALYSETSQQWQGEELWKAIRSLPAAQEPSSATPENSALPPLYPR